A genomic segment from Segniliparus rotundus DSM 44985 encodes:
- the puuE gene encoding allantoinase PuuE: MAEYPRDLVGYGRSLPDPQWPGGAQIAVQFVLNYEEGAENCVLDGDPHAETFLSEMVPAEPFPDRHLSMESLYEYGARAGVWRVLRAFERRGLALTVFAVAKALERNPEATAAFVELGHEIACHGLRWKSYQNIAEDVERAHMREAVALHTALTGSAPLGWYTGRDSPNTRKLVVEHGGFVYDSDSYADDLPYWAKVAGNDHLVVPYTLDTNDMRYASPAGFSTGEDFYAHLRDAFDVLWREGGEGSPKMLSVGLHCRLAGRPARTAALERFLDHVLSHERVWVAKRIDIAEHWRRVHPA, encoded by the coding sequence CAGATCGCCGTGCAATTCGTGTTGAACTACGAGGAGGGCGCGGAGAACTGCGTGCTCGACGGAGACCCGCACGCCGAGACCTTCCTCTCGGAAATGGTCCCCGCCGAGCCGTTCCCCGACCGGCATCTGAGCATGGAATCGCTCTACGAGTACGGCGCGCGGGCCGGAGTGTGGCGGGTGCTGCGCGCCTTCGAACGGCGCGGGCTGGCGCTGACTGTGTTCGCGGTGGCGAAAGCTTTGGAGCGAAACCCCGAGGCGACCGCCGCGTTCGTCGAGCTCGGCCATGAGATCGCCTGCCACGGTCTGCGGTGGAAGTCGTACCAGAACATCGCCGAGGACGTCGAGCGCGCGCATATGCGCGAAGCTGTCGCGCTGCACACCGCCCTCACCGGGTCCGCGCCGCTCGGCTGGTACACCGGCAGGGACTCGCCGAACACCCGCAAGCTCGTCGTGGAGCACGGCGGCTTCGTCTACGACTCGGACTCCTACGCCGACGACCTGCCGTATTGGGCCAAGGTCGCGGGGAACGACCATTTGGTCGTCCCGTACACGCTCGACACCAACGACATGCGATACGCCTCGCCCGCGGGGTTCAGCACGGGCGAGGATTTCTACGCGCATCTGCGGGACGCGTTCGACGTGCTGTGGCGCGAAGGCGGCGAAGGCTCGCCGAAAATGCTTTCCGTGGGACTGCATTGCCGACTCGCAGGGCGCCCCGCCCGCACGGCGGCGTTGGAGAGATTCCTCGACCACGTCCTCTCGCACGAGCGCGTGTGGGTGGCCAAGCGGATCGACATCGCCGAGCACTGGCGGCGGGTCCACCCGGCGTAG
- a CDS encoding DUF4185 domain-containing protein, with product MAQAARDPRFLTVANVLPESEEPLEVVGGSAMYFWQPENHGRGYVGRITRVMRSLFGGRRDDDTLLPNVRNADLGVPVLLGKDHDGVRRYVYLMGDTGDRDNLDDQGENLGGFGGPRIAGNAALLAHKDQRGRMVMDGFVRDPRYCHFPWELFPVERPHVRTRFARAKEGRFNGRDYPDAKPRSVVPTGAIMAAGKLVVAWQQVDWGPGGAGPALGEGSWLQRFDFDARTSVTSKVAAERPVAVGNPDFQQIQLASHMVGGQEEFFIVGSEAARGNPGPHVAKANAETLLDPARWRYFGPDGWGAPGRAPAPGEAHTIPDFPNVGEGGAAVVDDKLVIIYTDEKLGIVLRSAPLSDLSCFSAPELVVTADPGRGRGPADAHFNEPGGPYGGFVVEVDESAKTIAIAVSRWNPYSVYLLDVHYE from the coding sequence ATGGCCCAAGCCGCCCGTGATCCCCGTTTTTTGACCGTGGCGAACGTGCTGCCCGAGTCAGAGGAGCCGCTGGAAGTCGTCGGCGGGTCCGCGATGTACTTCTGGCAGCCCGAAAACCACGGCCGGGGCTATGTCGGCCGGATCACCAGGGTGATGAGGTCCCTCTTCGGCGGCAGGAGGGACGACGACACGTTGTTGCCGAACGTGCGCAACGCCGATCTCGGCGTCCCGGTGTTGCTCGGAAAAGACCACGACGGCGTGCGGCGGTACGTGTATTTGATGGGGGACACCGGGGACAGGGACAACCTCGACGACCAGGGCGAGAACCTGGGGGGGTTCGGCGGCCCGAGGATCGCCGGGAACGCCGCGCTCCTCGCCCATAAGGACCAGCGGGGCCGCATGGTGATGGACGGTTTCGTGCGCGATCCCCGGTATTGCCACTTCCCGTGGGAGTTGTTCCCGGTGGAACGCCCGCATGTGCGCACGAGGTTCGCGCGCGCCAAAGAGGGCCGTTTCAACGGGCGGGATTATCCGGACGCGAAGCCGAGGTCGGTGGTGCCGACCGGCGCGATCATGGCGGCGGGCAAGCTCGTCGTGGCGTGGCAGCAGGTGGACTGGGGGCCCGGCGGGGCGGGCCCTGCGCTCGGCGAAGGCTCGTGGTTGCAGCGGTTCGACTTCGACGCCCGCACCAGTGTCACATCGAAGGTGGCCGCAGAGCGGCCAGTGGCCGTCGGCAATCCGGACTTCCAGCAGATCCAGCTCGCTTCGCATATGGTCGGCGGGCAGGAGGAGTTTTTCATCGTCGGCTCCGAGGCGGCCAGGGGCAACCCCGGCCCGCATGTGGCCAAGGCGAACGCGGAAACTCTTCTGGACCCCGCCCGTTGGCGGTATTTCGGACCGGACGGCTGGGGCGCGCCGGGCCGCGCGCCCGCGCCGGGCGAGGCGCACACGATCCCCGATTTCCCCAATGTGGGCGAGGGCGGCGCTGCAGTCGTCGACGACAAGCTCGTCATCATCTACACGGATGAGAAACTCGGCATTGTGCTGCGCTCGGCTCCGCTCTCGGACCTGTCCTGCTTCAGCGCGCCCGAACTCGTCGTCACTGCGGACCCCGGCCGAGGACGGGGACCGGCCGACGCGCATTTCAACGAGCCCGGCGGGCCGTACGGAGGATTTGTCGTGGAGGTGGACGAGTCGGCCAAGACCATCGCGATCGCCGTCTCGCGCTGGAACCCGTACAGCGTCTACCTGCTGGACGTGCACTACGAGTGA